TTTAGTTTCATAGGCATCAACAAGCTCTGCAGTCATTGATATACCTATACCATCAATAGAACCAATATCACTGATATTTTGGATTAATTCGAATAAAGTATTTCCTAAATCATCATTATTACTCCACATAGGCAAATACTTAAAATCACAAGATATATCGATGATTTCATTTCTTTTTTCAAAATCAACTATAGCTAAATCAGTGTTTGCACCACCAATGTCAAAACCAGCTATTTTCATAAAATATCCTCCATAATACAAAAGTTAAATAATGATTTATTAAAATAATAATCTATAAGCTAATAATTTATTAATAAATAATCTATTAATAATTTATTTATAATTTATTTAATAATAATTTATAAAACAATGCTTTATTTAGTAATTTATTTAATAGTATATTAAAATAATGATCTATAAAAAATACTTTAATTAATAATTTAATTAATAATAATTTATTAAAATGATTTATAAAACCTCAATATCTAAATTATTACCATTTTTCTTAAATTTAACCATCTTATCAAATTTATTAGATCCAAAACCTTCTTTATATAATTTAGAAATAGAAATTTTATTATCTAAAAGATTAATTATTGATTTTCCTATATTAAATTTAGCTATTTTACTAAGTCCAACATAAGGAGTAGTAAACCTAGAATTAATCTCTAAAAAATAAATAGGATCATTACCAATAGAATCATCATCAGTTATAATTAAATCAACACCAACAAATCCTTTAATACCTTCAATAGATTCTACAGCTTTTTTAGCTATTAAAAAAGCAGATTCAAGATCAGGGTGATTAAAAGGGAGTTTTCCCCCCATATAAGATTGATTTTCTTTATTTATATCTATATATTGCTTATTAAAGCTAATTGGAATGGCTTTTTTACCATCAGAGATTAAACTAACACTAAAATTATCTCCAGGAATATACTCTTGAAGTAGAACTTGAGTGTTATTAGGAAAAACATTTTTTATATTATTTATATCTTCAATTTCAGATATAATAACCATATCCTGACAATCAACACCATAAATAGGTTTAACAATTAATTTATAATCATTAACATCTCTAATTCTAAAATCATTAGAAGATTTATTAATATTACTATCTCTAGAATCATTGGAAAATTTATTAATATCACTAATTTTAGAATCATTGGAAGATTTTAAAGATTTATATATATCTTTAATAGATTCTTCCCACGAACTTTCATCAGAGATAGTGAACTGAAAAGTTCTAGGTTGTTTTACAATACTTTGAAGATGTTTGAAAGTTAAAAATTTGTTAGAACAGATTAAAGTAGAATTTGAATCAGAACCATAAATTTTTACACCTTTATCTTCAATTAATTTAGCTAAATTGTATAGATTCATATTTTCTTCAGCTGAAATAAACATACAACTATCAAATTTATCTATATTACCCTTTAACCAATCTTCTAAAGGCACATCAATAATAATTTTATTTTCATTAATATAATTATAATTATCTCCAATATATTTAAAATCATTAGATACTAGAAAATGAATTTTCGTATCACTATCCTCT
This genomic interval from Methanobrevibacter arboriphilus JCM 13429 = DSM 1125 contains the following:
- a CDS encoding ATP-grasp domain-containing protein, with amino-acid sequence MVNDNSVNSVLVFEYYTASGKNDPMIISEAKCLIDSLLNDLSSFSEDSDTKIHFLVSNDFKYIGDNYNYINENKIIIDVPLEDWLKGNIDKFDSCMFISAEENMNLYNLAKLIEDKGVKIYGSDSNSTLICSNKFLTFKHLQSIVKQPRTFQFTISDESSWEESIKDIYKSLKSSNDSKISDINKFSNDSRDSNINKSSNDFRIRDVNDYKLIVKPIYGVDCQDMVIISEIEDINNIKNVFPNNTQVLLQEYIPGDNFSVSLISDGKKAIPISFNKQYIDINKENQSYMGGKLPFNHPDLESAFLIAKKAVESIEGIKGFVGVDLIITDDDSIGNDPIYFLEINSRFTTPYVGLSKIAKFNIGKSIINLLDNKISISKLYKEGFGSNKFDKMVKFKKNGNNLDIEVL